A region of Vigna radiata var. radiata cultivar VC1973A chromosome 6, Vradiata_ver6, whole genome shotgun sequence DNA encodes the following proteins:
- the LOC106764111 gene encoding LRR receptor-like serine/threonine-protein kinase GSO1, whose translation MNKLLSQNAIIFVWLLCGIMFNAAFCSFNIRCNQQDLHALFNFKQGVEDPSGVLSSWSTKLDCCQWKGVICSNITSRVTGISLPCSTIPPIYIDKEDKSHCLTGSINLSLLLVELEFLEYLNLRNNDFLALQFDYLHNHNCRNLSIATSSHSQCVNSSTLRHLDLSLNWNIAINNLKWLPYMSTLEYLNLCSVDLSEETNWLQLVTKLSSLSLLAMRGCQLKDLSLSLRYANFTALQVLDLSGNAFNSELPNWLFNLSSTIYTLDFSSSSLVGHLPKGLLNLRELEFLNMEDNNFDGPIPDWLGHFKHLETLILGVNNFSGSIPTNLGNLSTLINLVVGSNPLTGIVSERNFAKLSKLKELGIYSYDGLTFDFDSDWIPPFQLEELVLGFSNPNLPAWFYTQRSLERLTIWDSSFAAPNKFWQFVSSVIELDLEDNLIDGDMSNVLLNSTIIDLSSNGLKGSLPQLSPNVVIVSLSNNLLSGELSPLLCGHNVLNGKNNLLYLDISLNNLSGGLTNCWKNWKFLVAIHLGSNNLSGKIPSSLGFLSNLTSLHLHENNLHGEIPLSLQNCRSLLVFNVRNNQLSGNIPLWISHGVLALQLRSNHFSGKISPQICEMSSLIVLDIAQNKISGHIPSCLGNIKTLLFNNVSRNKLSFKFPTSYPNRFYGNDDSLELVTKGQVLEYDRNLHFMTLIDMSSNNLCGTIPPQLFSLIGLHSLNLSNNKLEGEIPNEIGNMKNLESLDFSTNQLGGEIPHSLSRLSFLGYLNLSFNNLTGKIPTGTQLQGFTALSYMGNHDLCGPPLAKICFQNDKHEDTKLVNEDGNQSKFFEWFYIGMESGFVTGFVGVCCAIFLNKKFRHVFFKFLYDSRYRLHAWWSST comes from the coding sequence ATGAATAAACTTCTCTCTCAAAATGCAATCATATTTGTATGGTTGCTTTGCGGAATCATGTTCAACGCTGCCTTTTGCAGCTTCAATATTCGTTGCAACCAACAAGACTTGCATGCTCTCTTCAACTTCAAGCAAGGAGTGGAAGATCCATCAGGTGTCCTTTCTTCATGGTCCACTAAACTAGATTGCTGTCAGTGGAAAGGAGTCATCTGTAGCAACATCACTAGTAGAGTCACTGGAATCTCTCTCCCATGTTCTACAATTCCTCCAATTTACATCGACAAAGAAGATAAATCACATTGTCTTACAGGTTCCATTAACCTCTCCTTGTTGTTAGtggagttggaatttttagaATACTTGAATTTAAGAAACAATGACTTCTTAGCATTACAATTTGACTATCTTCATAATCATAATTGTCGCAATCTATCTATAGCTACTTCTTCTCATAGTCAGTGTGTCAACTCTTCAACTCTTCGTCATCTTGATTTATCACTTAACTGGAATATTGCCATCAATAACCTTAAATGGCTTCCCTACATGTCCACCTTGGAATATCTTAATCTCTGCAGTGTTGATCTTAGCGAGGAAACTAATTGGCTTCAGTTAGTGACTAAGCTTTCATCACTTTCACTCCTTGCTATGCGTGGTTGTCAGCTTAAAGACTTAAGTTTGTCTCTCCGGTATGCTAATTTTACTGCCCTCCAGGTACTTGACCTTTCTGGAAATGCATTCAATTCAGAGTTACCTAATTGGCTATTCAATCTTAGTTCCACTATCTATACTTTAGACTTTAGCTCAAGTTCTTTAGTAGGGCATCTACCTAAGGGTTTGTTAAATCTTCGAGAACTGGAATTCCTGAACATGGAAGACAATAACTTTGATGGACCCATTCCAGATTGGTTAGGTCATTTCAAACATTTAGAAACTCTTATTCTTGGAGTAAACAACTTTTCAGGATCTATTCCCACAAATTTGGGAAATCTATCTACCTTGATTAACTTGGTTGTTGGCTCAAATCCATTGACAGGAATTGTGTCTGAAAGAAATTTTGCCAAATTGTCAAAATTAAAGGAACTGGGCATATACTCATATGACGGGTTAACCTTTGATTTTGACTCGGATTGGATTCCACCTTTTCAACTTGAGGAATTAGTACTTGGGTTTTCAAATCCTAACCTTCCTGCGTGGTTCTATACACAGCGATCACTTGAAAGATTAACTATATGGGATTCATCATTTGCGGCTCCAAACAAATTTTGGCAATTTGTATCATCAGTGATTGAACTCGACTTAGAAGACAATTTAATAGATGGAGACATGTCAAATGTGTTGTTGAACTCTACAATCATTGATCTATCATCAAATGGTTTGAAAGGTTCCTTGCCTCAATTATCACCAAACGTGGTTATTGTCtcattatcaaataatttattatcaggAGAATTGTCTCCCCTCTTGTGTGGTCATAATGTGTTGAATGGGAAAAACAATTTGTTGTATTTGGACATATCATTGAATAATCTATCGGGGGGACTTACGAATTGTTGGAAGAATTGGAAATTTTTGGTTGCTATTCACTTGGGAAGCAATAATCTATCAGGAAAGATACCTTCATCACTAGGCTTCTTATCTAATCTCACCTCACTCCATTTGCATGAGAATAATCTACATGGTGAGATTCCTCTCTCATTGCAAAATTGTCGATCTCTATTGGTCTTTAATGTTCGCAATAACCAATTATCAGGAAACATACCACTTTGGATATCTCATGGTGTATTGGCTCTCCAATTAAGGTCCAATCATTTTAGTGGTAAAATCTCACCACAAATATGTGAAATGTCTTCTCTCATTGTGTTGGATATTGCACAAAACAAAATCTCCGGTCATATACCCAGTTGTCTTGGTAATATCAAAACCCTACTTTTCAATAATGTTTCACGTAACaaactttcttttaaatttccTACATCATATCCTAATCGTTTCTACGGCAACGATGACAGTCTTGAATTGGTTACTAAAGGTCAAGTATTAGAATATGATCGCAACCTACACTTTATGACCTTAATTGATATGTCAAGTAACAATTTGTGCGGAACAATACCTCCACAACTGTTTAGTCTCATTGGATTGCATTCCTTAAATTTATCCAACAACAAATTAGAAGGAGAAATACCAAATGAGATAGGAAACATGAAAAACTTGGAGTCCCTCGATTTTTCAACAAACCAACTTGGGGGNGAAATTCCTCATAGCTTATCCAGATTGTCCTTTTTGGGTTACTTGAATCTGTCATTCAACAATTTGACAGGCAAAATACCAACAGGAACACAACTTCAGGGATTCACTGCACTTAGTTACATGGGCAATCATGATCTTTGTGGGCCTCCACTTGCAAAAATTTGCTTTCAGAATGATAAACATGAAGACACAAAGCTTGTTAACGAAGACGGAAATCAATCTAAATTTTTTGAATGGTTTTACATCGGAATGGAATCCGGATTTGTGACAGGCTTTGTGGGAGTTTGCTGTgctattttcttaaacaaaaagtTCAGACATGTTTTTTTCAAGTTTCTTTATGACTCGAGATATCGACTTCATGCATGGTGGTCGTCAACATGA
- the LOC111241815 gene encoding DNA damage-repair/toleration protein DRT100-like, whose translation MSSLIVLDISQNTISGHIPNCLGNIKTLLFNNVSRNKLSFKFPSRIPNSYLFSDDSLELVTKGQVLQYDRNLHFMTLIDMSSNNLSGTIPPQLFSLIGLHSLNLSNNKLEGEIPNEIGNMKNLESLDFSTNQLGGEIPESLSRLSFLGYLNLSFNNLTGKIPPGTQLQGFSVLSYMGNHDLCGPPLTKSCFPDDEHVHEDGNEFKFLTWFYIGLESGFVTGFLGVCCTIFLNRKLRHAFFKFLYDLKDRIHIMVMTNINRLHNYTGIFHS comes from the exons ATGTCTTCCCTCATTGTGTTGGATATttcacaaaacacaatctcCGGTCATATACCCAATTGTCTTGGTAATATCAAAACTCTACTTTTCAACAATGTTTCACGCAACAAACTTTCATTTAAATTTCCTTCAAGAATTCCTAATAGTTACTTATTCTCTGACGATAGTCTAGAATTGGTTACTAAAGGTCAGGTATTACAATATGATCGCAACCTACATTTTATGACCTTAATTGATATGTCAAGCAACAATTTGTCCGGAACAATACCTCCACAACTGTTTAGTCTCATTGGATTGCATTCCTTGAATTTATCCAACAACAAATTAGAAGGAGAAATACCAAATGAGATaggaaatatgaaaaacttgGAGTCCCTTGATTTTTCAACAAACCAACTTGGGGGAGAAATTCCTGAGAGCTTATCCAGATTGTCCTTTTTGGGTTACTTGAACCTGTCATTCAACAATTTGACAGGAAAAATACCACCAGGCACACAACTTCAAGGGTTTTCTGTACTTAGTTACATGGGCAATCATGATCTTTGTGGACCCCCACTTACCAAATCGTGCTTTCCGGATGATGAACATGTGCATGAAGAtggaaatgaatttaaatttttgacaTGGTTTTACATCGGACTGGAATCTGGATTTGTGACAGGCTTTTTGGGAGTTTGTTGTACTATTTTCTTAAACAGAAAATTGAGGCATGCTTTCTTTAAGTTTCTTTATGACTTGAAAGATCGAATTCATATTATGGTGATGACAAACATTAATCGCTTACATAACTATACTG GTATCTTTCATTcataa
- the LOC111241869 gene encoding receptor-like protein kinase 5 has translation MFNTVLCSFDTRCNQQDMHALLNFKQGVTDPSGVLSSWTTQLDCCHWKGVICSNITSRVTGISLPCSTTLPIYRDEEDKSHCLTGSINLSLLLVELEFLDYLDFTNNDFLALQFDYMHNHNCHNLSIPTSLRQCVNSSTFRHLDLSLNRNLVINNLKWLPYISSLEYLNLDDNDLSKETNWLPLVTMLPSLSVLSMSNCQLKDLSLSLQYANFTALQVLDLSDNEFKSELPKWLFNLSSTIHSLYLSSCSLIGHLPKDLLNLQELEDLVMIDNNFDGPIPDWLGHFKHLKTINLSLNMFSGSIPTNLGNLSTLITLGVGFNTLTGVVSERNLAKLSKLKSLYISSYSTLIFDFDSDWIPPFQLEELILKFSNPDLPAWLYTQRSIESLIIFESSFEAPLKFWNLVSSVIELVLQENSIVANMSNVLLNSTLIVLDSNGLKGCLPQLSQQETYQIGYLMVYWLSN, from the exons ATGTTCAACACTGTCTTGTGCAGCTTTGACACTCGTTGCAACCAACAAGACATGCATGCTCTCTTAAACTTCAAGCAAGGAGTTACAGATCCCTCAGGTGTCCTTTCCTCATGGACCACTCAACTAGATTGTTGTCATTGGAAAGGTGTCATCTGTAGCAACATCACAAGTAGAGTCACTGGAATCTCTCTCCCATGTTCTACAACTCTTCCAATTTACAGGGACGAAGAAGATAAATCACATTGCCTTACAGGTTCCATTAACCTCTCCTTGTTGTTAGtggagttggaatttttagaTTACCTTGATTTCACAAACAATGACTTCTTAGCattacaatttgattatatgcaCAATCATAATTGTCATAACCTATCTATACCTACTTCTCTTCGTCAGTGTGTCAACTCTTCAACTTTCCGTCATCTTGATTTATCACTTAACCGGAATCTTGTTATCAATAACCTTAAATGGCTTCCCTACATTTCCTCACTGGAATATCTTAACCTCGATGATAATGATCTTAGCAAAGAAACTAATTGGCTTCCATTAGTGACTATGCTTCCATCACTTTCAGTCCTTAGTATGAGTAATTGTCAGCTTAAAGACTTGAGTTTGTCTCTCCAGTATGCCAATTTTACTGCCCTCCAGGTTCTTGACCTTTCTGACAATGAATTCAAGTCAGAGTTACCTAAGTGGCTATTCAATCTTAGTTCCACTATCCATAGTTTATACCTTAGCTCATGTTCTTTAATAGGACATCTACCTAAAGATTTGTTAAATCTTCAAGAACTGGAAGACCTGGTTATGATTGACAATAACTTTGATGGACCCATTCCAGATTGGTTAGGtcatttcaaacatttaaaaactattaatcttagtttaaacatgttttctgGATCTATTCCTACAAATTTGGGAAATCTATCAACCTTGATTACCTTGGGTGTTGGCTTTAATACATTAACAGGAGTTGTGTCTGAGAGAAATTTAGCCAAATTGTCAAAATTAAAGTCattgtatatatcttcatattcCACGTTAATCTTTGATTTTGACTCGGATTGGATTCCACCTTTCCAACTTGAGGAATTAATACTTAAGTTTTCAAATCCCGACCTTCCTGCGTGGTTGTATACACAACGATCTATtgaaagtttaattatatttgaatcaTCATTTGAGGCTCCACTcaaattttggaatttggtATCATCAGTGATTGAACTCGTATTACAAGAAAACTCGATAGTTGCGAACATGTCAAATGTGTTGTTGAACTCTACCCTCATTGTTCTGGATTCGAATGGTTTGAAAGGTTGCTTGCCTCAATTATCACAACAG GAAACATACCAGATTGGATATCTCATGGTGTATTGGCTCTCGAATTAA